Genomic window (Eubalaena glacialis isolate mEubGla1 chromosome X, mEubGla1.1.hap2.+ XY, whole genome shotgun sequence):
ttgccagacccccaggttgggaagcctgacgtggggctcagaaccttccctccagtgggtggacttctgtggtataagtgttcgccagtctgtgagtcacccacccagcagttatgggatttgattttactctgattgcgcccctcctaccgtctcactgtggcttctcctctgtccttggacgtggggtatcctccttggtgaagtccagtgtcttcctgtcgatgattgtccagcagccagttgtgattctggtgctctcgcaagagggagtgagagcacgtccttctactccaccatcttggttaatccccacCCTTCTGCATTTTTATTATGATGTGTCTGCGTAATGATCTTTTTGAATTTGTCCtgcttggagtttgttgagctcctggatgtgtagattaatgtttttcagCAAATTGGGAGAGGCTACAAATGGGTCCTGACAGGAATAGACACTCTGAACTGAGCTGTGCATACCTGGAGGGAGATGCAAATGCTCAGAGTACTATAAAGAGACCAGAACAGAAGATATTATACCAATTTGGACCACCGAGTTACATTCTTCAGACCAAGGAACACACTTTACAACTGTATTGGTCTGCTTGGGCTACCATAACaagataccacagactgggtgacttaaacaacagaaatttatttcctcacagtctgGAGACTGagagtccaagatcaagctgccagtagggttggtttctggtgagacctctcttcccaatttatagatgaccaccttctcactgtgtcctcacatggcatttTCTCTGTGCATGCACACCACTGGTGttgcttcctctttttataaggacattagtCCTTTTGGATTAGGGctctacccttatgacctcatttaactttaattacctcctCGAAGGACCCATCTCCAAATATAACCTCATTAAGGGTTAGGGCTTCCAAATATAaattttgagggaacacaattcagtccacaatAACAATCTATAGTGTCCAACAATGAGCAAAGAGGTATCCTAGGAGTAGTGCTTTGATAGAGACTTAGAACAGGCAACTGAAATATTTGTTGTCTAAAACTGGGGGAGATAAGGGCATGCAGGGCTGACTTACACGTCTTCACAGTGTGTGCTCACACTCAACATGAGGGTGGCCAAGAGAGGGTCTCCAATAGATAGATTCCTTCACTTTTCAGAAGAATctggggaagaggaggtgggagaagatGCTGGTATGACTATACAGTTTCCCTCCACAACACTTCAATGTTCTTTTATTCCTACCTGATTCAGTGGTCCCAGGACCAGGGCTGCAATTGCAGGGGCCAGAAGCAGGGATGATTCCTAGGCAAGAAACTTTCATTGTACTTTCAAACTTTTGCATCAGAATTCCTAAAGGCATAACGTGATTGATAGACTGTGCCTTCACCCAACTTGGCAAACGGGGTTGACAGTGAATACAGCTGTATTACCTAGTGGTTGAGATAGACCACTAGTTCTGTACTTGTGATGATACCCTACATAAATGGGAGTGGACTGAAGGGGAAGCATTTGCTAGACTGGTATTGCTGCTGCCAATCTGGACCAGCACAGAGGCCGAACCTATTGTCCCTTCCAAAGGTGGTAAAATTTGGGTCAAATTCAATGATAAATGGAGAGAAGAAGGAATATAGCTGAgagtaaaagaatgaataaataggtTATGCAACAAGGGAAATCCATTACATTGGTGCCCGAAAGGCTCAGAGTAAGAGGTGATATTGCCTCTTAACTCAATTAAACCAAATGCCAGAAAGAATGAAGCCATATGTTGCCAAGACTACTCCTACTTTTGGAACCTGAGAAGGTCAAATAGAAGTCTGCAAACCTGAGTGATATTGTTCTGGGAGATGAATGTGCCAGTATCTtttgagtattttattttggaaagaacACTTAACAAGACATCTACTCTCTTgacaaattttaaatgtacagtataTGTTGACTATACGTACGGTGTTGTATGCAGATTACATCTACTATCATGTTATGATATGGTGTAACACTGCCATTGTTGCTAAGACTATATTTATATTGATGGTCAAGTATATGGGGAAATTGAGTTAAAGACTTTTCAGGATATAACACTGATGGCAAATGACTAGCTTGAGGAAGAATTGGATTTAGCTAACCATCAACTAATCTCTATGCTAAATAGTTCCGCACAAGTTTATCATAAGGTATAAATAGATGTAGATCAGAGAGGAAGAGTAATCAAATtggtataaaaatatgaaaatgcatGTAATGGCTTTACAGGATGGATTTGAATTATTGAAACTGAGGGTGAACCCTTGAACTTGCaattggtgtcagaagtgagggcagtcttgtgtGGGGACTGTTCCAACTTCTGCCCAAGATAAGCATACAAACATCaattgcttttctatatactaGTAATTAACAATaagtaattgaaatgaaaaatgaatactACACAATAAAGTGGAAATAAGACAACACCAAgtaaaatagcatcaaaatgtGAAATACTTAGGGAATAATTTGTCAgatgtgaaagacctgtacactgaaaattacaaaatattgttgagagaaattaaatggagagatataccttaTTTATGGGtcagaaaactcaatattgttaacatttcaattctccccaaattgatctatagattcaaaccAACCTCAATAAAAATCACagcagttttttttgttgttgaaatgaaCAAACTTATTCTACaatgtatatggaaatgtaaaggacctagaatagtcaaaacaactctgaaaaagaaacaactttattgaggtataatttaggATCCATATTTAAATTGTACAGTTCAATGAcctttttgaaaaaaacaaaagtttattcTTAAATGTACAACAGGCTCCAAGACAACACTTCATTCTAGATATGGGTGGCAATAGATGTTATGGCAGGGAACCCAGATGTTTAAACAGGAATGGAATTAAGGATCACCTCAATGACCTTTATTAAATTTACctagttgtgcaaccatcatcacaatcaagttCTATAACATTTTAATCACCCCAATAAGATTCCTTGTACTAATTAACAGTTAATGACGATTCCCATTCTCACACccagacaaccactaatctacagATCTCTGTAAATTTTACTTTTgcggacatttcatataaataggcAAATACAATCCTAGATCTTTTGTGTctcacttctttcacttagcatatttttgAAGTTCATCCATAGTTGAACAGTTCATGCTGTAGTATTTAttagtatttgttcttttttattgctgaatataccacattttgtttatctacttgctggttgatggacatttggattgtctcCACTTTTTGTCttgtatgaataatgctgttatgaatattcAAGTGTAAGTGTTTGCATGAAAACATTACATATCTTTTGGGTAGATAATGGGAATGGCAGTACTGGGTCCTCTGGTAAATTTATGatcaactttttaagaaactgccaaacttctCCAaaatggctataccattttaatGCAGTCACACCAGAAATGTAGGAAAGTTCCTgattctccatatccttgccaacatttgttataattgctttttttttaattttagccattttagtaCATataaagtggtatttcattgtggttttagttagaatttctctaatgactaatgatgttgggcatctcttcatgtgcttatttgtatatattttttgctgaAATATCTCTTCAAATCTTCAGCCTAATTTTAAACTGGGTTGCTTGTCctctttttattgagttgtaagtgttctgtatatattctgaatacaagtcctttatcaggtaAATGATTTACAAGTGTTTTCTCCCTGTCTgtgctttgtcttttcattttcttaatggtaccTTTTGAAGTTTAaacctttttcattttgatgaagtctaatttatcattttttctttatggatCATGCTCTTGGTGTCCTACTTAAGAATTCCTTGCCTAATACAAGGTCACagagatttttctcctatgttttctgctaaaatttttaaagttttagcttttatatttacatatctgatccatatttttgttaatttttagtaTGGTGTGAAGTAAGATTTAAATTCatctttttgcatgtggatatgtaATTATTCTTGCATCAAatgttgaaaagacttttctttccccAATGAATTGCCTTCACacttttgtaaaaaatatttttaccgtAAGTATCAGGGTTTATTCCtagactctctgttctgttccattgatctatgtctctATCcccatgccagtaccatactatattgattactgtagttttatagttttgaaattgggaggtTACTGTCCTTCCACTTTGCTTTTTGGCAAATTCCTGTTTGCTAATCTTggtcttttctatttctatataaatattagGATTAGCTTATCAATTTCTGGGGAAGAAAGTCTGCTGGAAATTTGATAAAGTtgtattgaatttgtagatcatgtgatttttcttctttaccttGTATATATAATATGGTAGATTGCGTtgactgatttttgaatgttgaagcAGCCTTATATcactggaataaaccccacttggtcatgatgtataatccttttatatgttgctggattcaatttgctaatattttgttgaagatttttacatctatgttcatgaggaatgttggtctgtagttttattttcttgtgatgtgTTTGTATGGCTTaagtatcagggtaatactggcctcatagagttggggagtgttccttcctcctctattttctgaaagattttgTGGAGTGTTGATATTATTTCTCCTCAAATGTTTAATGCAATTAAGCAGTTAAACCATCAAGCTTTGGGCATTTTTGTGTGGAAAGATTTAAAGTTACTAATTGCTTACtattgctggtgagatgtaaaatggtacagtcacatGAGAGCCATGCCTGGGTTTCAGATCTGAGATATCAGTCAACTGTCTTGGGAAGATGGTGGGATTGGaggataaggaaataaaaattaaatcacacTGAGATATCACTGTACATCCACCATAATGGCTACAGTAAAAATGAtggaaaataccaagtgttgacaaggatgtggagcaaataGAACTCATATActgtgctggtgggagtgtacatTGGcgaaaccactttggaaaactagtTTTATAAACTAGCTGAGCATGAACACCATATAGCCTGGCAGTTcaactcctagatatatacctaaCAGAAGTTCATAAATATGTTCACCAATAGATAGGTACTAAAGTATTTATAATAGCACTATTCCTAATAGCCCCAAGCtgcaaacaacacaaatgtccattaacaatagaatggataaatatattgTAGAGTATTCACAGAATGGAATATAACATGACAATAAGAATGAATTATCCATAACTACATTTAACAATATGGACGAATCTCATATTTATAATGTGAATGAAAGAAGATAGACACTTCAGTATATtaccaaaatatgaaatataattgtttgactcaatttatataaaataccaaGCAGACAAAGCTATTTAAGTCAGGGTAGTGTTTACTTGGTGGGGTAGGTGGACAGTAAGGCCTGGAAGGGAGCACAGGGAGTTTTTCTGGGGTGCTGgtcatgttctgtttcttgatcagtGTTCAGTTTGTGAGAATTCATTGAGCTGTATGCTTATGATATATGCATTTTCTGTATgcattatactttaataaaaaggtttaaaaacaaaataaaattacatgctAGAAAGAAAGCCCCTTTCTTATGAGTATTGCAAAAAACATTTAATTGAAAACAAGAAAGCGTTTACAtatcagtgctttaaaaaaaaagcagtgttcTCAGAGAAGTCTTCCAGTTATTCaactataataaactataatcatATCTTAGGCTAAAAAACTACAATGCAACATGACTTTATCCCATAGCAATCTACACAAAATTACTCTTAATGTGCATGTAGAAAATGAATATATCAAATTAACTAAATTGGAAGAAAAACCACCAAAGTTTTATGTATTGAAATCCAATTTCTTAACCATTGTTTTTCAAACAGAAATCCCAAAGAAAGCAGAAGCTTCAGTGGATGAGACTGGAAGTCCAGAGTGCTGTGGCTCAGTTTCATTGTCTTAGGGGCAGTTACTAAGGGGATAAGAAGTTTATGGTCTGCAGCTTATATAATGATAGCTTTTGGGGTACAGGTTAGAAGGTATGCCTACCATTTTCGAGTGCGAATCACCTGCTGCCACAGCATAGAATTAATGAGGGAACAATTGCCACCTTTAGGTGTGTGTAACATTTAATAACTCTATTCCTGTAACATAGGCTAGAGCTATGCTTAATTTGCCAATGCATAAAGTCagactttaaaaattctatttaatttttaaaaaatataccatggTGACTTctcaaagggaagagaaagaacgGTTCCTCAGGGCAATATTTTCTGTGTCTTAAATGTCAATGATAACAAAAACTTCTGGCTTCTACTCATAGATCTATTATACATTCCCAAATTGGTTTTTCCCTTGACTTCAGTGCCCTGGAGGTGTTTGAACAATGAATACTCTTCTCCCCACcctagaaatttgaaaaaaacattgGCCAGTATTGAGGCCTTTTACATCCCAAGGTATGAAGGACAAATCAGTGCTGAATTTATAAAGTCCTTTATCCAAAAAGTGAAACACAGGAGATTACAAGTCATCTCCTGGGGTCTCTATTTCTACCATTTGCAGGAGATTGAGAGTACCTGTGTGAATCATAAAACCAAAGAGGGCTATTGCTCAAATGCTTTATCGAAGTGTCTCCCTATGCATATAATTGCTTATCAACTTGTATTCCACCTGACTGAAGGATACTTGGCTTTGTTTGCCTTCTGTTCACTTAGGCTGTTTGTAGTCTGTCATATCTACTCCCCCTGCACAATGATTGATGCATCAGGCACTCCTCGTCTCTCCACTATGAGACAGCTGATGCATATCCAGTTGTGATTTCCAGCTGAAGGCATTTTCAGTCACTGGCTTTATAGAGTTTTTCTCCACTATGAGTTTTCTGGTGTTTAATGAGATTTGACCTGTCAGTGAAGGCCTTCTGACATTCTGTACAAGCATAAGGTTTCTTCCCTGTATGAATTATCTGATGCATACTTAGTGTTGCTTTCTGGATGAAAGCTTTCCCACATTTACTGCATTCATAGTGTCTCTCTCCAGTATGAGATTTCTGATGGATAGTGAGGCGTGACTTCCAGGTGAAGGTTTTTCCACAGTCACTGcatttatagggtttctctcTAGTATGGATTTTCTGGTGTGTTATGAGATTTGACCTGTCAGTGAAGGCCTTTCCACATTCAGCACATATAttgggtttctctcctgtgtgaatcTTCTGATGCACCCGGAGTTGTGACTTCTTCGTGAAGCATTTCCCACAGTCACTGCATTCATAaggcttctctccagtatgaattctatGATGTGCAATGAAGTGTGATTTCTGGatgaaggccttcccacattcagGACAagcatagggtttctctcctgtatggATTCTCTGATGCACACTGAGTGTTGATTTCTGgataaaggctttcccacattcattgcaTTCATAGTGTCTCTCTCCAATATGagatttctgatgtattttaagGCGTGACTTCCATATGAAGGCCTTTCCACAGCCATTGcatttatagggtttctctccagtatgagttTTCTGGTGTTTAATGAGATTTGACTGATCACTGAAAGCCTTTCCACATTCGGCACACATAtacggtttctctccagtatgagttTTCTGATGTGTAGTGAGATTTGTCCTATGAGTAAAGACCTTTCCACATTCTGTACATATATAAGGTTTTTCTCCTGTATGAATTCTTTGATGCACATGGAGTTGTGATTTCTTAATGAACGATTTCCCACAGTCACCGCATTCATAAGGtttttctccagtatgaattctctgatgtgtATTGAAATGGGATTTCTGGatgaaggccttcccacattcagTGCATAcataaggtttctctcctgtgtgaattcTTTGATGCATCCTGAGTGCTGATTTTCTTGTGAAGGCTTTCCCGCATTCACTGCATGCATAgtgtttctctccagtatgagttTTCTGATGTATATTGAGGTCAGAATTCTGGGAGAAGCCTCttccacattcactgcattcatAAGGTTTTTCTCCTGTATGAATTCTCATATGTCTAAAGAGATATGATCTGTGGAaaaaggcttttccacattcactGCATTTATAGGGTTTCTGCCCAGTATGAATTTTCTGATGTGTAATGAGGTTTGACCTGAGCgtaaaggccttcccacattgaGTACATAAAAAAGGTTTCTCTCTTGTGTAAACACTTTGAGGTACCTCAGTTTGCGGCTTCTGAGTGAAGACGTTCTCACGCTTGTTGCATTCATGGGATTTTTCTCCAGCATGAATTCTCTGATGCTCAAAAAGATGTGACTTTTGGGTGAACGTCTGTACGTATTGAGTACACACATAAAGTTTCTCTTCAGTATGAATTTTCTGATGGTGGGTGAGAACTTGTTTGTGGCCAAGATGTTTTTCACATTGATTAAGTTCACAGGAGTTTGCTCCAGTATTAGCATTCTCATTCTTAGTAAAGGAAGAGCTATGGGCAAAATTGTTACCATTTCTAAAAATCTTGTCAAAGTTCTTTGTTGCATTGCTTTTATTATGATTATGTAAATTTAAAGTATGCTTCAAACTCTTTCCAAATGTGTCATAGTTATGGAGTCTTTTAACGGAAGGAACAAGCCTGGTACTCACGTGAattattttttcaatgtttttacaTTCATAGCCCCTTTCCTTAATCAATACTTTCACATGACTTAAAGGgttattttggttttcttgatATCTCTCTAGCCGGTCATTATCTTGCCACAGTTCTTCTAAAATGGAACACAATGAATCTTTTCCTATGGATTGACCAAATTTCTCACAGTGTAATGAAACTTCTCCAGAAATTCTCTGTTGTTGGGTTTGCCCATTATCCTCatctaaaaagaaagagaaaaaaatgaaaatgactccAGAACAATTATCAGAGAATAGAGGGTACATGGAGTTTGGACAGGATGAACAGAGAAATGGAAGAGTCCTTATGACAATaatgaaaatagtaataatgTAGTAATATGAAATTCTTCTAGAACACTTACTCTATGCAAAACAATTATATACCACTTATGATGCACCAGGCACTTCCAAGTGCTTTACACAAagtagctcatttaatcttcactaaACCCTAAGAGGTAGCTATGATTATCAATCATGTTTCACAGATGCgaaaacagaagcacagagaagttatgtAACTTGCTGGAGATCaaatagctaaataaataagagatgggatttgaacctgggaaTCCATATCCACTATGTAGGAAGTCAGGACAGTGAGTAGAGTaaccagaagaagaaactgaagtcTGTTAAAGGTAAGCCTGCATGGAAGAAATATTTCAGAATGCATGTCCTTATTACATATTAGGTCTAAAACATTAATAATCTCTCTGCTTCCTCTTGCTTTTCCCTCTGAACCATTACGAGCATCTACATTAAATTTATAGTCCTCAAATACCAATTCCTCTATATCTATAGGAAAAATATATGCTTTCAACAAGTGTCAAATAGGAGAGGGCAAACCATCTATGGCAGAAACTGCAAGCTGTCCACCAAAATCTATTCACCTCTTCTTTTATAGTAATAGAACATAGCTGGGCATTACGTTTACCAGTCTCACTTTGTCCTCACCAGTGGAATATGAGCAGAAGTGATATGTACCACTCCTAGGCCAGGCTTTAAGACAGTGGGCAAATCTCCCCCATTGTCCCTTCCCCAGCCCAGAGGACTCAACAATGACCCAACATCAACCACCCAGCTGACAACAATACTCTAGGAGATGGCAGAGCAATAACTTGGAACATGGTCCTTGAATGACCCAACAAGATCAGAGTTGATTTGTTGAATGCACCCATTCACCTGAGAATGCTTATGTAAGAGA
Coding sequences:
- the ZNF41 gene encoding zinc finger protein 41 isoform X1; the encoded protein is MPANRSSPQWSSALAAEGHGSVCEVSFEDVTVDFSREEWQHLDPAQRRLYRDVTLENYSHLCSVGYQVPKPEVIFKMEQGEGPWTLEEETPHQSCSDEDNGQTQQQRISGEVSLHCEKFGQSIGKDSLCSILEELWQDNDRLERYQENQNNPLSHVKVLIKERGYECKNIEKIIHVSTRLVPSVKRLHNYDTFGKSLKHTLNLHNHNKSNATKNFDKIFRNGNNFAHSSSFTKNENANTGANSCELNQCEKHLGHKQVLTHHQKIHTEEKLYVCTQYVQTFTQKSHLFEHQRIHAGEKSHECNKRENVFTQKPQTEVPQSVYTREKPFLCTQCGKAFTLRSNLITHQKIHTGQKPYKCSECGKAFFHRSYLFRHMRIHTGEKPYECSECGRGFSQNSDLNIHQKTHTGEKHYACSECGKAFTRKSALRMHQRIHTGEKPYVCTECGKAFIQKSHFNTHQRIHTGEKPYECGDCGKSFIKKSQLHVHQRIHTGEKPYICTECGKVFTHRTNLTTHQKTHTGEKPYMCAECGKAFSDQSNLIKHQKTHTGEKPYKCNGCGKAFIWKSRLKIHQKSHIGERHYECNECGKAFIQKSTLSVHQRIHTGEKPYACPECGKAFIQKSHFIAHHRIHTGEKPYECSDCGKCFTKKSQLRVHQKIHTGEKPNICAECGKAFTDRSNLITHQKIHTREKPYKCSDCGKTFTWKSRLTIHQKSHTGERHYECSKCGKAFIQKATLSMHQIIHTGKKPYACTECQKAFTDRSNLIKHQKTHSGEKLYKASD
- the ZNF41 gene encoding zinc finger protein 41 isoform X2, yielding MAVCVRTVLLQVSFEDVTVDFSREEWQHLDPAQRRLYRDVTLENYSHLCSVGYQVPKPEVIFKMEQGEGPWTLEEETPHQSCSDEDNGQTQQQRISGEVSLHCEKFGQSIGKDSLCSILEELWQDNDRLERYQENQNNPLSHVKVLIKERGYECKNIEKIIHVSTRLVPSVKRLHNYDTFGKSLKHTLNLHNHNKSNATKNFDKIFRNGNNFAHSSSFTKNENANTGANSCELNQCEKHLGHKQVLTHHQKIHTEEKLYVCTQYVQTFTQKSHLFEHQRIHAGEKSHECNKRENVFTQKPQTEVPQSVYTREKPFLCTQCGKAFTLRSNLITHQKIHTGQKPYKCSECGKAFFHRSYLFRHMRIHTGEKPYECSECGRGFSQNSDLNIHQKTHTGEKHYACSECGKAFTRKSALRMHQRIHTGEKPYVCTECGKAFIQKSHFNTHQRIHTGEKPYECGDCGKSFIKKSQLHVHQRIHTGEKPYICTECGKVFTHRTNLTTHQKTHTGEKPYMCAECGKAFSDQSNLIKHQKTHTGEKPYKCNGCGKAFIWKSRLKIHQKSHIGERHYECNECGKAFIQKSTLSVHQRIHTGEKPYACPECGKAFIQKSHFIAHHRIHTGEKPYECSDCGKCFTKKSQLRVHQKIHTGEKPNICAECGKAFTDRSNLITHQKIHTREKPYKCSDCGKTFTWKSRLTIHQKSHTGERHYECSKCGKAFIQKATLSMHQIIHTGKKPYACTECQKAFTDRSNLIKHQKTHSGEKLYKASD